GTGCTGGGAGCCGAGTAGACCGGGTGGTTGAGCGCGTTGAGCGCCTCCGCGCGGACGATCATGTCGACCCGCTCCTTGACGTTAAACTTCTTGAGCGCGCCCACGTTCAGCAGGTCCTGGTAGTCCTGGCGAACGTTGTTGAAGCGCAGCGGATAGGTGCGGACGTTCGACTCCAGTACCGTATTGGTGTAGCAGGTAGTGGGGTGGGCCTTGCAGTCGCTGTCGACCGTCTGGCCCTGCACACCGGTCAGCAGATTGTTGACAAAGGCGGCGGTGTTGAACCATTGCGTGTAGCTTTTGTGCGGGTTCTTGCCGATGTCGGCGAAGGTAGCGCCCGGACGCAGGATGGCTCCGGCGTTGTTGAAGGTGAGCGGCTGGCCACTGCGCACCTGATAGCTGCCCTGCACCTGGAAGCCGCGAATGGCTTCGCCGAGCACGCCGTGAGCCGAGCCGAAGAAGGGCTTGCCCTTGCCGAAGGGCAGCTCATAGATGGCCGAGACCGCGAGCACCTGCGGGTAGTCGCCGTTGGAGACGCCGTACCAGGGCTTGGCGTCGCCGGGGTTCAGAAAGGTGATGGCGTCGAGCGAGCGCGACTTGGTGTAGGCCACGGTCATGTTGTAGCCGTGCGAGAAGCGCTTCTGCAACGAGAGTTGCAGAGCGTTGTAGCTGGAGAAGCCGGAGGTATCCTGCGCGGTGATACCAGTGAACTCGGGAAAGGGCTTGGCCAGCTGGCTGTTGGCGATGGTGGTGCTGGAGGCCAGGCTGGGGTTACCGGGCATCGCGATGCCCTGGAAGGGATTGGCGCTCAGGTGGGTCATGCGGGTGTTGATGGCGGTCTGCGCGACGGTGCGGCTCGAGTCCGTGCTGAGCAGGCTGTTGGGGACCGGATCGTAGTCGCGCGTGACGCGGATGTGGTAGCCCTGATTGCCGACGTAGTCCGCCTCGACGATCATGTCGGCGGGAAGCTGGTACTGGAAGCCGAGAGAATAACGCTCATTATAAGGCGTGCTGGGGTGCTGCGGGAAGAAGGTGATCGACGTCCCGATAGATTGGAGCAGGCCGTTGCCCGCTCCGCTGGGCTGGATGAGACCGTTGGGGAATGGGTTGGCGAGGCTGGAGACAAAGGTGAGGCCGCCGTCGTTGGTGGGCACGGTGTTGGTGGTCTGGCTGAAGCCGACCGCGTTGCCGTACTGCACGTACTCGGCCAGGTGGCTGAAGAAGATGCCGTAGCCGCCGCGGATGACCAGCTTGGGCGTGGGGTTATAGGCAAAGCCGATGCGCGGCGAGACGTTCTTCTTCTGGCCGCTCCAGAGAGCCTGCTGCGAGCCGCCTGGAGTGGCGTACTCGAGGCCGCCGTTGACCGCGAAGCTGCCGGGGCTGGCGTAGTAGGCCGTGGCGGGGTTGGCCGCCGAGGCCGTATAGAGCGAGGCGTACTTGGCCTGGGCCTGGGCGGCGACGGGGTTGGGCGCGTCGAAGGCGAAGCCTGTGGTGCTCTTGTTGTGGCGCTCTCGGACGGGGCTGCCGTACTCGTAGCGCAGGCCGAGGTTGACGGTGAGCTTGGGCGTGACCTTCCAGTCGTCCTGGAAGTAGCCCGAAGTGTAGTCGGTGTTGTTGGAGGTGGCGGCGTTGAGGGTCTCGGACGAGCCCTCGGACTGGCCGAACTCCAGCGACGCCAGCGCCTGCCCGATAGTAGCAGTGGTAGCGTTAGTGTTCTCCGGCCCCTTGGTGTAGGTCCCCTGGGCGTTAACGACGAAGTGCTCGCCTGAGGAGTTGAACTGGTTGGCCTGGTACTCGCGCCACTCGACGCCGAAGCGGACCTGGTGACGACCCAGCGACTTGGAGATAGAAGCCATGGCGACGTGGATGTTATCCGCCTCGAAGCCGGGATCGGAGTTGCCGAGCGTGGCGTAGCCGGTAATCTTGACCTGGGGGAAGCCCTGCGCGGCGGGGTTCGAACCCGCGATGGCGTTGGGGTTGATGCCGAGGTCGGTCGAAGTCGTCTTGGCGTCGAGCGAGGTGACCGTGGTGAAGCGCGTGAAGGAGTAGCGGACGTTGAGGACCGTCGTCGCGTTCAGCGTATCGACGTAGTCCAGCGCGATAGCGTTGTTCTTCAGGGTCAGGGTCTGGCCGCTGGCTCCGGGGTAGTAGGCGTTCTTGCCGGGCTGCGAGCGCAGGCTGTGGATGTAGTGGCCGAAGAGCTTCTGCCGGTCGTTGAGCGTGTAGTCGATACGCGTGGCGATGTTCCAGTAGTGATCCACGTTGTTGACGTTGGAGACGAAGTTATTGGCTCCGTTCGGGGTCTCGACGGCCGAGCCCGTCGGCTCCGGATAGAAGCTGAGGATCTTAGCCGCGACCGGGTCGATGGTCTGCATGTTGGTGATGACGTTGCCGGGGACGGCGGCGCGGGTGTACTGGCCGGGGCAGTCGGGATCGGGCGTGGTCTTGAAGGGATCGAAGATCTGGTAGCTGTTGTACGGCGCGGCCACGTGTCCGGGGCAGGTCACCGTGTTCGAGAGCGTGGTGCCCAGCGGCAGCAGGGCCGAGAAGTCACCGCTCTTCTCCGCGTCGGTGGGGACGGTCTGGGTGGTGGTGCTGGCGGCCTGCTGGTTGAACTGGCGCTCGTAGCCGCCGAAGAAGAAGAGCTTCGAGGGCAGTATGGGGCCGCTGACCTCGCCGCTCTCGCGATCGTACTTATTGGCCGGGGCGCTGGTGGGGCCGAGCGAGTAGGCCGGGGCATCGACGCCCTGAGGCTGGAAGAACCAGCTTCCGCTGCCGTGGAACTGGCGGCTGCCGGACTTGAGGCTGGTGTCGAGCGAGCCGCCCGAGGTATGGGCGAGCGAGGCGTCGTAGGGCGAGGTGATGACGCGGGTCTCCTGCACGAAGTCGCGCGAGGGGATGTAGGCCGTGGTGACCGCGCCGCCGTTGCGAGTGTCGGGCGCGCCGTCGAGCGTGAACTCGGTCTGGCCGGACTGCGCGCCGTCGACCTTGCTGCTCTCCGAGCCGCCCTCGTAAGTGTGCGAGGGTTGCAGGCTGGTGCTGGTGATGCCGGGGGCGAGCAGTTGCAGGTCGAAGGGGTTGCTGTAGAGGATGGGCAGCTCGGCGAGTGAGCGCGACTCGACCGTGTAGCCGAGCACTGAGTCCTCGGTGCGGAGCCGGGCGCCGCCGGTTCCCTGCACGGTGACCTGCTCGTTCTGCTGGCCGACCTGGAGCGGGATGGGGATGCCGATGTGCGCGGCCACCTCCACGCGGACGTGGGTGGCGCTGTACTGTTTGAAGCCCGCACTGGACCCGGTGACGGTGTAGACGCCGGGAATGACCAGCTCGAAGATGTAGGCTCCGGCGGCATCGGAGACGGTGCTCAGCGTGACGCCGGTCTCTTCGTTCAACAGCGTGACGCCGGCCTTGGGCACCACCGCTCCGGTGGGATCGGTCACCAGGCCGTTGATGCGGCCGCGATCTTCCTGTCCAAACGCCATTCCATCCAGATTCCACCCGAGAACCAAAACCAGCAGCAAGATCCAGCAGCTCTTCAACCGCATACGTCCCTCCGTTGCACGCACGTAAAGTGACTGGTGCATGAACGGACCACACCATACGGATTCGGCAAGTCTGGTGTCAATACGAAAATTATTGGTATCGTTTTTCGATTCAACGAGCTTGACCTTCGGATTGGCCGACGGACGGAGGGAGAGAAGGTGTTGCGAGGGCTATGATTCGAAGGCTTCCGCTGGATGGGGTTGAAGCGGAGGGTTGGTTTATTCGCTCATCGCAGGAAATGCGGATTCCGTTTTTGAGGGACTGCTTTCAAGGCAGAAGGGGTATCTCTACTGCTTGCGGGTGTGACGGATTGGTGTGACCTTCAAATTTTCATGGCTGCGGGCGTGATCCTTCTTGTTCGCAACCGGCAGGATCTCCGGCGTTATTTGGACTTCGTACCCTTTTCGGGGAGGATGTAGGCAAGATAGCTCTTCTTGGGGTCTCCCATTGGCCGGAAACGAGCATCTCTCAATTCCGACCAACGGGAGGACCATGCGAAGCTTCAAAAAGGCTTGTGAACGCTCGCCCCGCGTGAAAAACTCCTTGGTCTGTGATTGAACCCAACTTTAGCGTTGGAAGCCGACGCTCCGGCCCAGCGCCTTGCTGTCGTACATCCGGCCATCTTTCACCACGCTCACTACCTGGCGCAGATCGCTGATCTTTGCTAGTGGATTGCCCCGCACCAGCAGCAGATCCGCACGCTTGCCCACCTCCACCGTGCCCAGTTCGCGGTCGAGCTTCATAGCTCGCGCGGGCACCAGCGTAGCCGACTGGATCGCCGCCAACGGCGTCATTCCAGCTTGGACATATAGCTCCAGCTCGCGGTCCAGGCCGTAGCCGATGATGTTCGTATCGCTGCCCGCGACGATGGGCACGCCCGCATCGTAAAGCGCGCGGATGACGCGGAGATTCGTCTGCATCCGCTCGTGAAACTTCGCCTCATCGGCAGCCGGAACTCCCAGCCCGCGAAACTTGAACGCCATCGACTCCGGCGCGGCGTGGATACCCGGCTCGAACGAGGCCACGTCGATGTTCTTCGGATGCCCGGCCATCTCGCCCCAACCAACCGTCGGGTCGATGACGATCTGCCGCTGCTTCAGCAGGGCAATCAACGCCTTTGCCCGTTCGGAGTTCAAGTCAAGTGGACCGTTGCTACCCGGCTGCTGCATCGCCTTGGTCACGAACTGCAGATGATTGATCTGATCCATCCCGTCCTCGACGCCTTCAAACGCATCGACTGCCGCGGGCACGTGGCCGGTCACGGTCAGGCCGCGGCGATGCGCTTCCGCCGTAATGGCCTTCAGGACTTCGGGCCGAAGCTGCGTGTAGACCTTGATCTGCTCGAACTTCGCATCAGCATAGGCATCGACCGCCGCCACGCCCTCCTCGGGGGTGTTCGCGTCCACAACTCCGAAGCCCAACAGGCCGCCTGCGTCGATCAGCCCCGCGAGCAACAGACGCGGCCCCAGAGCGTGTTTTTGATCGATCTCCCGGCGCACTGCGGTGAGAAACTCCACCTCGCCGCCGCAGTCGCGAGCCGTGGTGACGCCCGCCGCCAGCAACGCCGGGCCGAACTCCACGCCCGAGTAGTGCGAGTGCATCTCCCACAGGCCGGGCAGCAGCGACTGGCCCTCGGCGTGGACGATGCGTGTGCCGGCCGGGACGCTGACGCCCGCGCCAGCAGCGGCGATGCGGCCATCGCGCACCAGCACCGTGGCGTTCTCCACGGCGGGCGCGCCGGTGCCGTCGATCAGCCGCGCGCCCGCGATGGCGTAGCTGCCCTGCGCCGTGGGCGACACCTGCCGGTCCAGCGCGGCCAGGTCGAGCATCTCCTGCTGGACGGCGCTGTGGACCATCTGGCCCGCCACGGAGGAGTACTCGTCGAGCACCAGCTCCTGCGGCAGACCGCCCGCGAAGGTCATCATGGCGGCGATGCGGCCGCTGTCGTTCATCCACAGGATCTCGCGGCCGAAGACGAGATTGGCGACCGTGTATCGCTCGAGCCGCAGGATGTGGCCGTGGAAGTCGAAGGCATCGTAGCCTACCGATCTGATCTCGACCGGCAGTGCGCGGGCGTTGGCGCGCAGCAGCGGCAGGCTGGCCGGACGGCCGTGACGCCGCCAGTAGCGCATCATCATCATCTGCACCGAGGCGGGCACGGCTCCGAAGCCCACGAAGGCCACGCGGGGGCGGGCGATGGTGCGGCTGGCGTCGGCCTCGCGCACCTGCACCGAGGACGCCGTAAGCTCGGCCACGGAATCGCCGCCTGCGACTTCTGGAACTGGATGCTGGACGATGCGGATGGGGTTGAAAGACTCGTCCATCTCGAGCGTGGTGGAACTACCGCGTTTAGTGCCGCGGTCCGAGAAGCTGACCTGCGCGGTCAAGATTTGGTGGCCACCGCTTTCCGTGACGGTGTACTCCTCGCTACCGATGTCGTGAAGCAGCAGATGAACTTTATAGATGCCGTGCTCGACCACCAGAGGATGAGCGGGCGTGCTCACCGGCTTCTTTTGCGCCCAGGCGCTTGCCGAGGCAAACAGCAGCATACCCAATAGACAGACCGCACGCTTCTTCATCGCCGCTTCGCTACCTTCCTGAACTCGCAGTCGGCATCGCATACGAGGCCGTGTCCCGAGGCTAACATCTGCACCGTCACTGCCTTGGTACAGACGACGAGCAAAGCACGATTCCCTTTCGTAAACTATTCCTATGAAGAAATTGCGTTCCTCGCGATACGTCACCGCCCTGATCGCCGGAGCCTTCTTCATGGAGAACCTCGACGGCACCGTCATCGCCACGGCGCTGCCCCAGATGGCGCGCAGCTTTCACGTAGGCGCGGTCCATCTCAACATCGGCATGACGGCCTACCTGTTAACGCTGGCGGTCTTCATCCCCATTAGCGGATGGGTAGCCGACCGCTTCGGCTCGCGCTCGGTCTTTGCCACAGCGATTGCCCTGTTCACCTTTGCCTCGCTGCTCTGCGGATACTCCCAGACGCTCACGCAGTTCACGCTGATGCGGATTTTGCAGGGTATCGGCGGAGCCATGATGGTGCCGGTGGGACGCCTGATCGTGCTGCGCACGACGCCCAAGGACCAGTTGACGCAGGCCATCGCGTACATCACCTGGCCGGGCCTGACCGCGCTGGTACTGGGGCCGCCGCTGGGTGGGTTCATTACGACCTATGCGAGCTGGCACTGGATCTTCTTTCTCAACCTGCCGCTGGGCGTCGTCGCGCTGGTGCTGACGCTGCTGTGGGTGGAGAACTTCCGCGTCGATGAGCATCATCCCTTCGACTGGCTCACGTTCCTGCTAGCGGGCTGCGCTTCGACCGGCATCGTCTACGCCATGGAGAAGCTGGGCGGCGAGGGCGACCGCTGGCAGATGCCCGCCGTCATCCTTACGCTGAGCCTGCTCAGTGGTGTGCTGGCTGTCGTTGTGGCGCGGCGCAAGCCCGCTACTTCGCTCATTGACTTCGACTCGCTGCGGCTCAGCAGCTATGCGCTCTCGGTCTATGGGGCCAGCGCCTTTCGCATCGCGGTCTCGGTGCTTCCCTTTCTGCTGCCGCTCATGTTTCAGATCGCCTTTGGTCTGAATGCATTCACCTCCGGGCTTTATCTGCTCGCTCTTTTTGCGGGCGATCTAAGCATGAAGATCATCGTCATTCCCTTGCTGCGACGGTTTGGTTTCCGCCGTATTCTCATCGTCAATGGCGTGATTACGGCGGCGTCAGTGGCGCTGTGTGCGACGCTAAGCCCGGCCACGCCGGTTCCGTTGCTGCTCGTGATTCTCTTTGCGCATGGGGCGTTTCGGTCGATGGAGTTCACCTGCATGACCACGCTGGCGTACACCGAGATTCCTTCTGAGCGCATGTCGCGGGCCAATGGGTTTCTCTCGGCGGTGATGCAGCTCAGCATGGGCATGGGGGTTGCCGTCGGGGCGATCACGCTGCGGCTGGTGGCGCACGCGCGTGGGCACTCGGCTACTCTGCCTCAGCTACGGGACTTTCATCTAGCCATTCTCTTTATGGCAGTACTGGCGCTGGGGCCTGTGTTCAACTCGCTCAGCCTTGCGCCGGATGCGGGCGCGACGACCAGTGGGCATCGTCGGCAGGAGTTGGAGGCTCTGGAAGCCGAGGCTCATTAGCAACGCCGTACGAGTGCCGGGGCGAAGCTGCGGCCCTTGTCCAGTGGGTAGATCAGGTCGACGTTGCGCTGCGTGATGAGTTGATGTTTGACGAAGATCGTCGAAGGGGCCATTTTCTTTTGCAGGATCGCGATGGCCAGCGGAATGATCTCGTCGCCGTAACGTTCCGGAAAATACGCGACCGTGCCCACCAGCCGCGTACCTGGGCGGCGCAGCTCATTGCGTGCATCGAGGATTGCATTCTGCCCCACCACCGCGCAGTACTCGCTGATGCCTGCCTCGTCGAAGGCTCGCAGCGCAGCCAGCGCACACACGTCGTTGACCGCGCCGATCAGAGTTCGGCGCACCGGCGTACGACGCAGGTACTGCCGCATCACGCCAAGGATCTGCTCGAAGTCGCCGCGCCCGTCGAGGTGAGCGATCGGCACGTTGCCGCTGCTCGGAAGCTCGGTGCGCAGGCCGTCTGCAAAGCCGGTGATGCGCAGTTCCAGCAGCGATCCTGCGATGGGTAACTCGAGCAGGACAAGCTGGTCGAACATGCCGCCCCAGTGCTCGCGTGCCCAACGGCTCAGCGCCTTGCCGCCGATGAGCCCGGCCTTGTAATTGTTGGCCCCGAAGTAGGTCGCTCCCGGATGCGGGATCTCGATGGCGATCACCGGGGTGTTGGCCTCGAGAAACTTGGAGGCAATCACCGGGGCTACACGCTCGTAGGTCTGGAACTCCAGAATCAGGTCGACGCCTTCCCTGATGAGCAGATCCGCGTTGCGCAGCGCCTCGCGGGCCGAGTAGCGGTTGTTCACCGTGATGAGGTGGACATGCTCGCGCGCCGCCGCCGTCTCGATGTTCTGCATCACCGAGCGGCAGAACTCGGAGTCGCCCTGCGCGGCGAAGCCGATGCGGAGCTGCCGCGTCGCCACGGTCTCGAAGCGGTTGCGATAGACGCCTGCGCCTGCTCGCTCGAGCAACCCGCCGTGTACCAGCGTGCGCAGTAGGCGAAACGTCGTGGTCTTGGGAAGCCCGGTACGGCTTACGATCTCGGCCAGGTGAAGCTCTTCTCCGCGATGGCGAAACGCCTTGAGCACCTCGCACGCACGCAGCACGGTGACCGACTCGTTGCGGTCGCCGCGCCGCGTGGGCGTCTCCAGATCGTCTTCGTCATCCAGCAGCAGATCGCTTGGATCTTCCAACTCTTCCATCAAATCCCTGCTCCTTTGACTTAGAACGTGATGCGCACGGCGGCCTGATTCTGGCGCGCCGCCACGTAGGAGTTCGTCGTCGTGATGGTGCCGAGGCTGGTGCTCGTCACCGAGTTGTTCGGCGTGCCGAACTCTGGGTGGTTGAGTACGTTGAACGACTCGATCCGCAGTTGAATATCCACTGGCCTGATCTTCACGTTCTTCATCACCGACATATCCAGGTTTGCGAGTCCTGGGCCGCGCAGCAGGTTGCGCGACGAAGTACCGAAGAAGCCGGGTGCGGGATTGGCGAAGGCAGCGGGGTTGAACCAGTGGTTGATGTTCTTCACAAAACCTGCCGGGAAAGGGTTGCCAACCTCGTTTGCGCGCTCCGAGTTGGCCTCGTTGATGCTGCCTACATCGGAGCCAGCGATGGAGAAGGGGAAGCCGCCCTGCAGTGTGCCGATGGCGTTGACCTGCCAGCCGCTGATGATCTTGCGCACCACCACCGGCGTCGTTGCGCCGATGCGCTGCTCTTCGCCGAAGGGCAGGTTGTAGAGCGCGCTCAGGACAAAGCGCTGGCCTACGTCGTAGGACGACCGCGCGTAGTCGCAGCGGGGGCAGTGACCGTTCTGGAAGCCGTAAGCTCCGCCTGCATCGCCTGTGAGGGCTGCAGCGGCACTCTTGATGTCCATCATCTTCGACCAGGCATAGCCCGCGCTCAGCGTGATGTTCTTCGAGCGACGCTCCACCTTTGCGTTTAGCGCGTTGTAATTCGAATAGCCGCTCCAGTCCTCGAGGATCACCAGGCCGAGGTTCTTGTAAGGCCGCCGCGCTGTCTTGTTCGCAACAGAGGTATCCGACGGGTTGCAGTTTGTGGTGGCATTGCAGGGCGTGGGCTGGTTGGGGTTGGTGCGAATGTTCAGGTGCGTGCCCTTGTTGCCCACGTACTCCAGCGTGAAGATCGTCTTGCTGTCGAGCTGCTGCTCCACACCCAGCGAGTAGTCCTGCACGTAGGGGTTCAGCTTGTGCTGCGCGGCGATCTGCAGGCTTCCGTTGATGAAGGTCGCCGGAGTCGCCGCCCCGACGGAGAGAGGCGGGAAGAGGGTGTCAGTCTGGTAGATGGGACCTTTGACCGCAGTGGAGGTGTAGAGCTGCGTCGGCGCGAAGGGAAAGACCGCGGTGGAGGAAACGAACTCGTTGGTCTCGAAGGTGTCGTAGAAGATGCCGTAACCGCCGCGGAAGACCGTGGTGGCGTTGGCGAAGGGACGGAAGGCGAATCCGAAGCGCGGTGCCCATACGTTCTTCACCGCAGGCCCTGGTCCGCGCTGTCCATCGGCGGTGTAGAGGCCGCCGCCGTAGGTCTGGGCCACCGCCGCGTTGGCCATGAAGAGACCGCCGCCGTTGGCTGGATTGAACCAGGCCATGTGGTTCTGCTCCTCATAGGGAATGGTCTGGAAGTCATAGCGCACGCCCATGTTCAGTGTCAGCTTGGGGGTTACCTTCCAGTCGTCTTGCAGGTAGGGTGCCCAGGCTTTGAAGTGGATGTGGACCGAGTTGCCCGTCTGCACGTCGGAGATCGGACCGGGCTGCGCGTCCTGCGCCTTCAGCGGCGTGCCCAGCAGCAGGTCGGCGATCTGGTTGTGGCTTAGCGAGCCGTCGAAGGTGAAGTTTCCTTCGGGGTTCACCGTGCTCTGCCGGTCCAGCACGACGTCGCGCCAGTCAAAGCCGAAGTTGAAGGTGTGGCGGCCACGCGTGTAGGAGATGGAGTCGGAGAGGTCCCAC
This is a stretch of genomic DNA from Granulicella sp. WH15. It encodes these proteins:
- a CDS encoding TonB-dependent receptor → MRLKSCWILLLVLVLGWNLDGMAFGQEDRGRINGLVTDPTGAVVPKAGVTLLNEETGVTLSTVSDAAGAYIFELVIPGVYTVTGSSAGFKQYSATHVRVEVAAHIGIPIPLQVGQQNEQVTVQGTGGARLRTEDSVLGYTVESRSLAELPILYSNPFDLQLLAPGITSTSLQPSHTYEGGSESSKVDGAQSGQTEFTLDGAPDTRNGGAVTTAYIPSRDFVQETRVITSPYDASLAHTSGGSLDTSLKSGSRQFHGSGSWFFQPQGVDAPAYSLGPTSAPANKYDRESGEVSGPILPSKLFFFGGYERQFNQQAASTTTQTVPTDAEKSGDFSALLPLGTTLSNTVTCPGHVAAPYNSYQIFDPFKTTPDPDCPGQYTRAAVPGNVITNMQTIDPVAAKILSFYPEPTGSAVETPNGANNFVSNVNNVDHYWNIATRIDYTLNDRQKLFGHYIHSLRSQPGKNAYYPGASGQTLTLKNNAIALDYVDTLNATTVLNVRYSFTRFTTVTSLDAKTTSTDLGINPNAIAGSNPAAQGFPQVKITGYATLGNSDPGFEADNIHVAMASISKSLGRHQVRFGVEWREYQANQFNSSGEHFVVNAQGTYTKGPENTNATTATIGQALASLEFGQSEGSSETLNAATSNNTDYTSGYFQDDWKVTPKLTVNLGLRYEYGSPVRERHNKSTTGFAFDAPNPVAAQAQAKYASLYTASAANPATAYYASPGSFAVNGGLEYATPGGSQQALWSGQKKNVSPRIGFAYNPTPKLVIRGGYGIFFSHLAEYVQYGNAVGFSQTTNTVPTNDGGLTFVSSLANPFPNGLIQPSGAGNGLLQSIGTSITFFPQHPSTPYNERYSLGFQYQLPADMIVEADYVGNQGYHIRVTRDYDPVPNSLLSTDSSRTVAQTAINTRMTHLSANPFQGIAMPGNPSLASSTTIANSQLAKPFPEFTGITAQDTSGFSSYNALQLSLQKRFSHGYNMTVAYTKSRSLDAITFLNPGDAKPWYGVSNGDYPQVLAVSAIYELPFGKGKPFFGSAHGVLGEAIRGFQVQGSYQVRSGQPLTFNNAGAILRPGATFADIGKNPHKSYTQWFNTAAFVNNLLTGVQGQTVDSDCKAHPTTCYTNTVLESNVRTYPLRFNNVRQDYQDLLNVGALKKFNVKERVDMIVRAEALNALNHPVYSAPSTDPSSTSFGAITGFGNLSRILQFAVEARF
- a CDS encoding TonB-dependent receptor encodes the protein MSARWRPANLPTGSLQPAWDLSDSISYTRGRHTFNFGFDWRDVVLDRQSTVNPEGNFTFDGSLSHNQIADLLLGTPLKAQDAQPGPISDVQTGNSVHIHFKAWAPYLQDDWKVTPKLTLNMGVRYDFQTIPYEEQNHMAWFNPANGGGLFMANAAVAQTYGGGLYTADGQRGPGPAVKNVWAPRFGFAFRPFANATTVFRGGYGIFYDTFETNEFVSSTAVFPFAPTQLYTSTAVKGPIYQTDTLFPPLSVGAATPATFINGSLQIAAQHKLNPYVQDYSLGVEQQLDSKTIFTLEYVGNKGTHLNIRTNPNQPTPCNATTNCNPSDTSVANKTARRPYKNLGLVILEDWSGYSNYNALNAKVERRSKNITLSAGYAWSKMMDIKSAAAALTGDAGGAYGFQNGHCPRCDYARSSYDVGQRFVLSALYNLPFGEEQRIGATTPVVVRKIISGWQVNAIGTLQGGFPFSIAGSDVGSINEANSERANEVGNPFPAGFVKNINHWFNPAAFANPAPGFFGTSSRNLLRGPGLANLDMSVMKNVKIRPVDIQLRIESFNVLNHPEFGTPNNSVTSTSLGTITTTNSYVAARQNQAAVRITF
- a CDS encoding amidohydrolase family protein: MKKRAVCLLGMLLFASASAWAQKKPVSTPAHPLVVEHGIYKVHLLLHDIGSEEYTVTESGGHQILTAQVSFSDRGTKRGSSTTLEMDESFNPIRIVQHPVPEVAGGDSVAELTASSVQVREADASRTIARPRVAFVGFGAVPASVQMMMMRYWRRHGRPASLPLLRANARALPVEIRSVGYDAFDFHGHILRLERYTVANLVFGREILWMNDSGRIAAMMTFAGGLPQELVLDEYSSVAGQMVHSAVQQEMLDLAALDRQVSPTAQGSYAIAGARLIDGTGAPAVENATVLVRDGRIAAAGAGVSVPAGTRIVHAEGQSLLPGLWEMHSHYSGVEFGPALLAAGVTTARDCGGEVEFLTAVRREIDQKHALGPRLLLAGLIDAGGLLGFGVVDANTPEEGVAAVDAYADAKFEQIKVYTQLRPEVLKAITAEAHRRGLTVTGHVPAAVDAFEGVEDGMDQINHLQFVTKAMQQPGSNGPLDLNSERAKALIALLKQRQIVIDPTVGWGEMAGHPKNIDVASFEPGIHAAPESMAFKFRGLGVPAADEAKFHERMQTNLRVIRALYDAGVPIVAGSDTNIIGYGLDRELELYVQAGMTPLAAIQSATLVPARAMKLDRELGTVEVGKRADLLLVRGNPLAKISDLRQVVSVVKDGRMYDSKALGRSVGFQR
- a CDS encoding MFS transporter; the encoded protein is MKKLRSSRYVTALIAGAFFMENLDGTVIATALPQMARSFHVGAVHLNIGMTAYLLTLAVFIPISGWVADRFGSRSVFATAIALFTFASLLCGYSQTLTQFTLMRILQGIGGAMMVPVGRLIVLRTTPKDQLTQAIAYITWPGLTALVLGPPLGGFITTYASWHWIFFLNLPLGVVALVLTLLWVENFRVDEHHPFDWLTFLLAGCASTGIVYAMEKLGGEGDRWQMPAVILTLSLLSGVLAVVVARRKPATSLIDFDSLRLSSYALSVYGASAFRIAVSVLPFLLPLMFQIAFGLNAFTSGLYLLALFAGDLSMKIIVIPLLRRFGFRRILIVNGVITAASVALCATLSPATPVPLLLVILFAHGAFRSMEFTCMTTLAYTEIPSERMSRANGFLSAVMQLSMGMGVAVGAITLRLVAHARGHSATLPQLRDFHLAILFMAVLALGPVFNSLSLAPDAGATTSGHRRQELEALEAEAH
- a CDS encoding substrate-binding domain-containing protein, which encodes MEELEDPSDLLLDDEDDLETPTRRGDRNESVTVLRACEVLKAFRHRGEELHLAEIVSRTGLPKTTTFRLLRTLVHGGLLERAGAGVYRNRFETVATRQLRIGFAAQGDSEFCRSVMQNIETAAAREHVHLITVNNRYSAREALRNADLLIREGVDLILEFQTYERVAPVIASKFLEANTPVIAIEIPHPGATYFGANNYKAGLIGGKALSRWAREHWGGMFDQLVLLELPIAGSLLELRITGFADGLRTELPSSGNVPIAHLDGRGDFEQILGVMRQYLRRTPVRRTLIGAVNDVCALAALRAFDEAGISEYCAVVGQNAILDARNELRRPGTRLVGTVAYFPERYGDEIIPLAIAILQKKMAPSTIFVKHQLITQRNVDLIYPLDKGRSFAPALVRRC